One genomic segment of Chitinophaga sancti includes these proteins:
- a CDS encoding acyltransferase family protein has product MSTTTNTQRINSMDALRALAMFLGVVLHAVMAYTMTPFENFYHDPHYSSGAYDVIFFVIHTFRMQLFYLIAGFFFRLLYFRIGEAAFIKHRTQRILIPFVVGLFLILPFTNLPLTAYTVTGGGQHLTGPDVSLILHNIMIWRGPVHLWFLYYLTLFYIIGIVLLRLKLPRLPAAIVPALLLVGSFVSLMLFDTYYIKYTPGLIPKPNYILYYGIFVYAGWVLHEHKEKYFPLLKRYGLAFTAIGMAAALLIYYNSTTADIFLKAGMTIATSSLVLGFLGVFIRWVNAESYTMRYLSDASYWVYLVHVGLVYTMQAWLGDTQLPGILKPVLCFIVPVAISLLTYQWFVRYTIIGFYLHGKREKSNNEEHKRVYKVSTSKS; this is encoded by the coding sequence ATGTCGACTACAACCAATACACAGCGTATCAACAGCATGGATGCACTCCGGGCGCTGGCCATGTTCCTTGGCGTGGTGCTACATGCAGTGATGGCGTATACCATGACCCCATTCGAAAATTTTTATCATGACCCGCACTATAGCAGCGGCGCTTATGATGTGATCTTTTTTGTAATACACACTTTCCGGATGCAGTTATTTTATCTGATAGCCGGGTTTTTCTTTCGTTTGTTATATTTCAGGATTGGCGAAGCGGCGTTCATCAAGCATCGCACGCAGCGCATCCTGATCCCCTTCGTAGTGGGTCTGTTCCTGATCCTTCCCTTTACCAATCTGCCGCTCACAGCGTATACGGTCACCGGTGGGGGCCAGCACCTCACCGGTCCGGACGTTTCCCTCATCCTGCACAACATCATGATCTGGAGAGGCCCGGTACACCTGTGGTTCCTGTATTACCTGACGCTGTTCTATATCATTGGGATTGTATTACTGAGACTAAAATTGCCCAGACTGCCCGCAGCCATTGTACCTGCACTCTTACTGGTGGGCTCTTTTGTATCACTGATGCTGTTTGATACATACTATATCAAATACACCCCCGGCCTGATACCGAAGCCAAACTACATCCTGTACTATGGCATTTTCGTATACGCAGGATGGGTACTGCATGAGCACAAAGAAAAATATTTCCCCCTGCTCAAACGTTATGGGCTGGCATTTACAGCCATTGGAATGGCTGCCGCACTGTTGATATATTATAATAGTACCACGGCCGATATTTTTTTAAAAGCCGGTATGACTATTGCTACCTCATCGCTTGTCCTTGGTTTCCTGGGTGTATTCATTCGCTGGGTCAATGCGGAATCATATACCATGCGTTACCTCTCAGACGCCTCCTACTGGGTGTACTTGGTGCATGTAGGGCTGGTATATACGATGCAGGCATGGCTGGGTGATACACAATTACCGGGAATTCTGAAGCCTGTATTATGTTTTATCGTACCTGTAGCTATATCACTGCTTACCTACCAGTGGTTTGTGCGGTACACTATTATAGGATTTTATTTACATGGGAAAAGAGAAAAATCGAATAACGAAGAACACAAAAGAGTATACAAAGTGTCTACATCTAAATCCTGA
- a CDS encoding fibronectin type III domain-containing protein, translated as MRKFYAICLFLIMCFGHMAMAQIFNSGDAVVNYDPNNPPTAPSWGTIGKWVRTNRSDVNFTNKDSYKCYYLNGMPFRLKFPKSYQQGVTDGKKYPIFIFFHGKGEGGGIYDNEYSLYHGGSKFCAAVDNGNFDGFVLVPQNTTGYFGASHYTFVKQIIDTLIASNKLDINRIFVDGLSAGGSATWEFMFAYPTLVAGFLPISACSVAYKDQVNTFKYIPLWLFQGGLDNNPHPNTTSQVMTADSLAGGNWKETLYPNGGHGIWDNAWNETDFWPWINRQNKTNPWPTAGHNEFCPGETVNVTLGLAAGFDGYEWRKDGVTIPGATTNELVVTAYGTYDARIKRGAVWSDYSATPVVVKEKSATQTPPITVSGLMSKVIPAPDGNSYVTLTLPDGYTSYRWASATDTTTLATTQTYNAGTAGSYRAKVTELYGCSSEWSSSFYVVPAAGTKAPAPASGLTATAISKTAITLDWTDNPNATYNETGYEIYRGSTSGGPYTLIKLTAANAATYTDSLLNPNTKYYYIVRAVNDSSAAANSNEAVTQTQVDNTAPTAPGNLTITGSTSSQASLSWTISTDDVGVYKYDIYVNGIKSYTVGNDQTTFTAYGLKSDSLYNFVVKARDVAGNSSARSNQVTAYAVANGLAWRYYTGNWSTLPDFNTLTPDATGYSATPDISVATDADYFGFVWEGEIRIPVSGNYTFIINSDDGSKLWIDSKYDASVTPLVNNDGAHGTQDREGTIYLTAGMHKIAVAYNEIAGGQSFTLSWKNTANGITTATQISADYFKKTVTNGAVPKYPGNLLATATAYNKIKLTWADSSSNETGFEVYRATTQGGPYTTVATTAANVTSYTDSNLVASTTYYYRVKAINKYGNSGFNPAESGGLFWGEYPGTYSTLPAFNSLTPSISGTTNNITLDVRDREDYFALKFDGYINIPTTGTYTFYTASDDGSKLYIGGFSESKLVVNNNYLQGTTERSGTKTLTAGRYPITVTYFEQSGSQTLSASYAGPGLSKRLIPDSAFLYKNMRATTLATPAIPTAPTNLTLTAVSPNKIQLSWKDNSTTETGFEIYRSVNDSTTFKLFTTVAANSTTTAVYNDSALFANVKYFYKVRAKNEGGYSLFTNSTGIYTLNTPPVISQLVNRSVRYGTQLVLNITATDADGETLTLTAANVPSFGTFANTGNGTATLTFNPATTNQGTYANITVTAADQHSGTASTTFTLTVNDNYTPVIGTVNSVTLAEATTSSISLTATDGNATDTITWTASSLPSFATLTNSGNNATIALAPTYIDAGTYNVTVNANDGKGGIDTKTFVITVTDVDPSRTLYVNFSDGSYPPSSPWNSTNKAPVQNDLFPNLKDQNSVATTVGIKIVSNWGALGNGSNYYGTNTGNNSGVYPDNVMRTAYWTNTTKQTLKLYGLSSTSKYSFTFFGARADVTDNRLTNYTIGTTTVSLQASSNTKNTVSINNVAPDANNEISIDLQNGTGSVYGYLNAMVVKVSYDDGNAPAKPTNLAVTSGTTGVNLTWKDVAFNETAYEIWRAATRTGAYSLLTPTAAANAVSYTDTSARANKTYFYAIRAINGNGNSAFSDTVTITTGNNAPKLDSIAGVTIKNNETATVALRAIDDAGDILTLKATNLPSFAKLTDNGDGTGAISITPAAGNVGKYTVTITATDNNGGSATRTFVIYIRDKNLTSLYFNFNQTLPADAPWNNFNTYPYNTAVINNAIDETGAATAIKIAVLDAFSGTNASGASTGNNSGVYPDNVIATTYYTSESTARRIKFTGLSSTYRYNLIFFGSRTGNDNKNTDFTVGSNTVTLNAANNSTNTVQINGISADSTGAIQFTVKQSTGATYGYINSVVLQYYIDNGSPLNPTNATAIATGKTSINLKWQDNSTNETGFQVYRSTDNSNFSLLTTVGNNVNAYTDAGLGTDTRYYYKIRAIKDTASSDFTNVASASTFINAVYINCNVYTPAGSPWNNTNSGPALGATFPNLKDESGNNTGLTMTITQAFTGDNPYGMNTGNNSGIYPDNVISSTYWVDINVNGQLKISGLNLAKRYNFVFFASRDGDGDRTTNYTVGTTTVSLNASYNTSNTVQINDIVPDANGEALINVKAGGNSIYGYIGALVIQQYTPNSSDLDPSLIMAKKNNYLTGELTNTDATDKVTLTNVYPNPFVSSVTLDMTNAGKTSSNVSIVVSDISGKILYARSLGKLDAGSQRINVDLSTSQIPAGPCILRVLDGENVVKTVKLIKN; from the coding sequence ATGAGGAAATTTTACGCAATCTGTCTGTTTTTAATCATGTGCTTTGGTCATATGGCCATGGCGCAGATATTCAATTCAGGCGACGCCGTTGTGAATTACGACCCCAATAACCCTCCTACCGCACCATCGTGGGGTACGATCGGCAAATGGGTCCGTACCAATCGGAGCGACGTCAATTTTACTAACAAAGACTCTTACAAGTGTTACTACCTGAATGGGATGCCTTTTCGCCTCAAGTTTCCCAAAAGCTATCAGCAAGGTGTAACAGATGGTAAGAAGTACCCCATCTTTATTTTCTTCCACGGTAAAGGTGAAGGTGGTGGCATTTATGACAACGAATATTCTCTTTACCATGGTGGTAGCAAATTCTGCGCTGCTGTAGACAATGGAAATTTCGATGGCTTTGTGCTGGTACCCCAAAACACCACCGGCTATTTCGGTGCATCTCACTACACATTTGTAAAGCAGATCATCGATACACTCATCGCCAGCAACAAGCTGGACATCAATCGCATCTTTGTTGACGGTCTTTCCGCAGGTGGCTCCGCCACCTGGGAATTTATGTTTGCTTACCCTACACTGGTAGCAGGTTTCCTCCCTATCAGCGCTTGCTCTGTAGCATACAAAGACCAGGTCAACACCTTCAAGTACATTCCTCTTTGGCTCTTCCAGGGTGGTCTGGACAACAATCCTCACCCTAACACCACATCACAGGTTATGACCGCCGACTCTCTCGCAGGCGGTAACTGGAAAGAAACTTTATACCCTAATGGGGGTCATGGTATTTGGGACAACGCATGGAACGAAACTGATTTCTGGCCCTGGATTAACAGGCAGAATAAAACCAACCCCTGGCCTACAGCCGGGCACAACGAATTTTGCCCTGGAGAAACTGTAAATGTTACTTTAGGATTAGCTGCTGGTTTTGATGGTTACGAATGGCGCAAGGATGGTGTGACTATCCCAGGCGCTACTACAAACGAATTGGTAGTGACCGCTTATGGTACCTACGATGCGAGAATAAAGAGAGGTGCTGTATGGTCTGATTATTCTGCAACACCTGTTGTTGTAAAAGAAAAATCAGCCACACAAACCCCTCCTATCACCGTTTCCGGTCTGATGAGTAAGGTGATCCCTGCTCCGGACGGGAATTCTTATGTGACACTGACACTGCCTGACGGTTATACTTCTTACCGCTGGGCAAGTGCTACGGACACTACTACACTGGCTACTACCCAAACTTACAATGCAGGCACCGCCGGCTCTTACCGTGCTAAAGTAACTGAGCTGTATGGTTGTTCCAGCGAATGGTCTTCTTCATTCTATGTCGTACCTGCCGCTGGTACTAAAGCACCAGCACCTGCTTCCGGTCTCACAGCTACGGCTATTTCCAAAACAGCCATTACCCTCGACTGGACAGACAATCCAAACGCTACCTACAATGAAACAGGTTATGAGATATACCGCGGATCTACTTCCGGTGGACCATATACCCTCATAAAATTAACTGCGGCTAACGCGGCAACTTATACTGACAGCCTGCTGAACCCCAATACTAAATACTACTACATTGTACGTGCTGTAAACGACAGCAGCGCTGCTGCCAACAGCAACGAGGCTGTGACCCAGACACAGGTAGACAATACCGCACCTACTGCTCCGGGCAACCTCACCATTACCGGTAGTACTTCCAGCCAGGCTTCCCTGTCATGGACGATCTCCACCGACGATGTAGGTGTATATAAATATGATATCTATGTGAATGGTATCAAATCTTACACTGTAGGAAACGATCAGACAACCTTCACCGCTTATGGCCTGAAGAGCGATTCCCTCTATAATTTCGTCGTAAAGGCAAGAGACGTAGCAGGCAACTCTTCTGCACGCAGTAACCAGGTTACCGCCTATGCCGTGGCAAACGGCCTCGCATGGCGCTACTACACCGGTAACTGGAGTACACTGCCTGACTTTAATACATTGACGCCTGATGCAACCGGTTACTCTGCTACCCCTGATATCAGCGTAGCGACAGATGCTGATTACTTCGGCTTTGTATGGGAAGGTGAAATCCGTATCCCTGTATCCGGCAACTATACTTTCATCATCAACTCTGATGATGGTAGTAAACTCTGGATAGACAGTAAGTACGATGCCTCTGTAACCCCACTCGTGAACAACGATGGTGCACATGGTACACAGGACAGAGAAGGTACCATCTACCTCACTGCCGGCATGCACAAAATTGCAGTTGCCTACAATGAAATCGCAGGTGGTCAGTCATTCACCCTCTCCTGGAAGAATACTGCAAATGGTATTACTACTGCCACCCAGATCTCCGCTGACTACTTTAAGAAGACTGTGACTAACGGTGCTGTACCTAAATACCCTGGTAACCTGCTGGCGACTGCCACTGCCTATAACAAGATTAAACTGACATGGGCAGACAGCAGCAGCAACGAAACAGGTTTTGAAGTATACCGTGCTACTACTCAGGGTGGACCTTACACCACTGTAGCTACAACCGCTGCAAACGTAACGAGCTATACCGATAGTAACCTTGTAGCTTCTACTACATACTACTACCGCGTTAAAGCAATTAATAAATATGGTAACTCTGGCTTCAATCCTGCTGAAAGCGGTGGCCTGTTCTGGGGTGAATATCCTGGCACTTACAGTACTTTGCCTGCTTTCAACTCACTCACACCATCTATATCCGGTACCACCAATAATATTACCCTGGATGTAAGAGACCGTGAAGATTACTTCGCTCTCAAATTCGATGGGTATATTAATATTCCAACTACCGGCACTTATACGTTCTATACTGCTTCAGACGATGGCAGTAAATTATATATCGGAGGCTTTAGCGAGAGCAAACTGGTAGTGAACAATAATTACCTGCAGGGGACTACCGAACGTTCCGGTACCAAGACCCTAACTGCTGGCAGATATCCTATCACTGTCACTTATTTTGAACAAAGTGGTAGCCAGACATTATCTGCCAGCTATGCAGGCCCTGGCCTCAGCAAGCGCCTCATACCAGACAGTGCTTTCCTCTACAAAAATATGAGGGCGACTACCCTGGCTACACCAGCGATACCTACTGCTCCGACTAACCTGACATTGACTGCTGTAAGTCCAAACAAGATTCAGTTAAGCTGGAAAGATAATTCCACTACTGAAACCGGCTTTGAAATTTACCGTTCTGTAAATGACAGCACAACGTTTAAACTCTTCACCACTGTTGCTGCAAACAGCACGACCACAGCCGTGTACAACGACTCTGCGCTGTTTGCCAACGTGAAGTACTTTTATAAGGTGCGTGCAAAGAATGAAGGTGGTTACTCTCTCTTCACTAACAGCACCGGAATTTACACACTCAACACTCCTCCTGTGATCTCACAGCTGGTCAACCGATCAGTGAGGTATGGCACTCAGCTCGTGCTGAACATCACCGCTACTGATGCAGATGGCGAAACCCTGACGCTCACGGCTGCGAATGTACCTTCCTTCGGAACGTTTGCCAACACGGGGAACGGTACGGCAACGCTGACTTTCAATCCTGCCACTACAAATCAGGGTACCTATGCCAACATTACTGTGACTGCTGCTGACCAGCATAGCGGTACTGCCAGCACTACCTTCACCCTGACCGTGAATGACAACTACACACCAGTGATTGGTACTGTTAATAGTGTAACACTGGCAGAAGCAACTACCTCTTCTATCAGCCTGACCGCTACTGATGGCAACGCAACTGACACCATCACCTGGACCGCCAGCAGCCTGCCTTCTTTCGCTACACTGACTAATAGTGGTAACAATGCGACGATTGCCCTCGCTCCTACCTACATCGATGCAGGTACTTACAATGTGACTGTTAATGCGAACGATGGTAAAGGTGGTATCGATACCAAAACCTTCGTTATCACAGTGACGGATGTGGATCCAAGTCGTACGCTCTATGTGAATTTCTCTGATGGATCTTATCCTCCATCCTCTCCATGGAACAGTACAAACAAGGCACCGGTACAAAACGACCTGTTCCCTAATCTGAAAGATCAGAACAGCGTAGCCACTACCGTAGGTATTAAGATTGTAAGTAACTGGGGCGCACTGGGTAACGGTTCTAACTACTATGGTACCAATACCGGCAACAACTCCGGTGTGTATCCAGACAACGTAATGAGAACTGCTTACTGGACAAACACAACCAAGCAAACATTGAAACTGTATGGCCTGAGTAGCACCAGCAAGTATAGCTTCACTTTCTTTGGTGCACGTGCGGATGTAACTGACAACCGTCTTACTAATTATACCATCGGTACGACTACCGTTTCTTTACAGGCATCCTCCAATACCAAAAATACAGTATCGATCAACAATGTTGCTCCTGATGCGAACAATGAAATCAGCATCGATCTGCAGAATGGTACCGGCTCTGTTTATGGCTACCTGAATGCAATGGTGGTGAAAGTATCTTACGATGATGGTAACGCACCGGCCAAACCCACCAACCTGGCTGTAACCAGCGGTACAACTGGTGTGAACCTCACCTGGAAAGATGTTGCCTTCAACGAAACCGCTTACGAAATCTGGCGCGCTGCCACCAGAACAGGTGCTTACAGCCTGCTCACACCAACAGCCGCTGCAAATGCCGTAAGCTACACTGATACTTCTGCCAGGGCAAACAAGACTTACTTCTACGCTATCAGGGCAATCAATGGAAATGGTAATTCTGCATTCTCTGATACCGTTACAATCACTACCGGCAACAATGCACCTAAACTGGACAGCATTGCAGGTGTAACTATCAAGAATAACGAAACCGCAACCGTTGCCCTCCGCGCTATTGACGATGCCGGCGACATCCTGACACTGAAAGCAACCAACCTGCCTTCATTCGCTAAACTGACTGATAACGGCGATGGTACAGGTGCTATCAGCATCACTCCTGCTGCCGGAAACGTAGGTAAGTATACCGTGACCATCACAGCTACTGACAACAATGGTGGAAGTGCTACAAGAACATTTGTGATCTACATCAGGGATAAGAACCTGACATCACTGTACTTCAACTTCAACCAGACGTTGCCTGCAGACGCACCATGGAATAACTTCAATACTTATCCGTACAATACAGCTGTTATCAATAACGCCATCGACGAAACCGGCGCTGCTACCGCCATCAAGATCGCTGTGCTGGATGCCTTCTCCGGTACCAACGCAAGCGGTGCTTCTACCGGCAACAACAGCGGCGTTTATCCTGACAACGTTATTGCGACCACTTACTACACCAGTGAGTCTACAGCAAGAAGAATCAAGTTCACCGGTTTGTCTTCCACTTACCGCTACAACCTGATCTTCTTTGGTAGCCGTACAGGTAATGATAATAAGAACACTGACTTTACAGTAGGTAGCAACACCGTTACGCTGAACGCTGCGAATAACAGCACCAATACAGTTCAGATCAACGGTATTTCTGCAGACAGCACCGGCGCTATCCAGTTCACTGTGAAACAGTCTACCGGCGCAACTTACGGTTATATCAACTCTGTAGTATTACAATACTACATCGACAACGGTTCTCCGCTCAATCCTACCAACGCTACTGCAATTGCTACCGGCAAAACCAGTATCAATCTGAAATGGCAGGATAACTCAACGAATGAGACCGGGTTCCAGGTATACCGTTCTACTGACAACAGTAACTTCTCCCTGCTGACTACAGTAGGTAACAACGTGAACGCTTATACAGATGCAGGTCTGGGAACAGATACCCGCTACTACTATAAGATCCGCGCTATTAAGGATACTGCCAGTTCTGACTTTACCAATGTAGCAAGTGCTTCTACTTTCATCAACGCTGTGTACATCAATTGTAACGTATACACTCCTGCAGGTTCTCCATGGAACAATACCAACTCCGGCCCTGCCCTGGGTGCTACGTTCCCGAACCTGAAAGATGAAAGTGGCAATAATACCGGTCTGACCATGACCATCACACAGGCCTTCACAGGAGACAACCCTTATGGTATGAACACTGGTAACAACTCAGGTATCTATCCTGACAACGTAATCAGCAGCACCTACTGGGTAGATATCAATGTGAATGGTCAGCTGAAGATCTCCGGTCTGAACCTGGCTAAGCGCTACAACTTCGTATTCTTCGCAAGCCGCGATGGCGACGGAGACAGAACGACCAACTACACCGTTGGTACTACTACTGTTTCGCTGAATGCTTCTTACAACACCAGCAATACCGTTCAGATCAACGATATCGTTCCTGATGCAAACGGTGAAGCGCTCATCAATGTAAAAGCAGGTGGTAACTCCATCTACGGCTACATCGGCGCCCTGGTCATTCAACAGTATACGCCGAACAGCAGCGACCTGGATCCATCCCTGATCATGGCTAAGAAGAACAACTACCTGACAGGTGAGCTGACTAATACTGATGCAACGGACAAAGTGACGCTGACCAATGTTTATCCGAATCCGTTCGTTTCCAGCGTAACCCTGGATATGACAAATGCCGGTAAGACCAGCAGCAACGTGAGCATCGTAGTTTCAGATATTTCCGGTAAGATCCTTTACGCAAGATCACTTGGTAAACTGGATGCCGGCAGTCAACGTATCAATGTCGATCTCAGTACATCTCAGATTCCAGCTGGTCCTTGCATCCTGCGGGTGTTAGATGGAGAAAATGTAGTTAAGACAGTGAAGTTGATTAAGAATTAA
- a CDS encoding GumC family protein — MDLIYLFKSLLRRKWLIIISTFIAVLAAFLLTLNQEKLYKSVSQIATGYTMSDQVKLKDESFNVYEIDVKFNNAVEAIKSPRVLGMTGYSLMLHDLENPDKPYRVPSVEDRKNPVYRKLNRQKAIEILTKKYNEEQLLSSFDPREREIQELMMIYRYDLETMRNVLYVGRVQRTDYIDIQYRSINPELSAYIVNQVVTEFMRNYESSRNQQTVQNIETLKKLVDQKREELDAKIGNIKTMGTLDATVESSNTLEQISNFESRLADEKAILNSAQLASQQVTQRLSEMERSSSQNAASTNSANSELATLREKMNDASNEYQSKGGTDPELYNKYKKARNDYSAKLMAIASAAPSAASPGTTRADLQQKKSDLDLQVRSAQQNIAFYEQKIRQLNGSMGAAASRGANNLALQKEVELAQQEYESIKSRYDAAVNNKIAPMDNFHQILYGQPAVEPEPSKRIIIIAMAGMAVAVFCCILIIFLEYIDVSIKTPTQFLRILELKLLGVVNRINLKKTPLEDIFTDPTLKQHDTAAFRELLRKLRFEMEHSGKKIFLLTSGKPGEGKSTILKALAYSLSLSHKKVLIIDTQFPHNTLTQEFEAKPVLESFNANEFNSEEIADLISPTAMPNVFIIGCEGGEYTPAEILKPGNLLEYLGALTREYDYILLEGAALNERADSKELMQYADTIITVVSARSGVNQTDRETISFLHSLNGKFSGAIFNFVEPENIDL, encoded by the coding sequence ATGGATTTGATTTATTTATTCAAATCACTACTGAGGAGAAAATGGTTAATCATCATCAGCACGTTTATAGCGGTGCTGGCGGCTTTTTTGTTAACCCTCAACCAGGAAAAACTGTACAAGTCTGTTTCCCAAATTGCTACCGGGTACACCATGAGTGACCAGGTAAAACTTAAAGATGAAAGCTTCAACGTGTATGAAATTGATGTAAAATTCAACAACGCTGTCGAAGCCATCAAGTCACCCCGGGTATTAGGTATGACTGGCTATAGCCTCATGCTCCATGACCTGGAAAACCCTGACAAACCCTACAGGGTACCCTCTGTAGAGGATCGCAAAAACCCTGTTTATCGTAAACTGAACAGGCAGAAGGCGATTGAAATTCTCACCAAAAAATACAACGAAGAACAATTGCTCAGTTCTTTCGATCCCCGGGAAAGGGAGATCCAGGAACTGATGATGATATATAGATATGACCTCGAAACAATGCGCAATGTATTGTACGTAGGTCGGGTACAAAGAACTGACTATATCGATATCCAGTACCGCTCTATCAATCCGGAGCTGAGTGCTTATATCGTGAACCAGGTAGTAACTGAATTCATGCGCAACTATGAATCCAGCCGTAACCAGCAAACCGTTCAGAACATCGAAACACTGAAGAAACTGGTAGACCAGAAGCGGGAAGAACTGGACGCCAAGATTGGTAACATCAAAACAATGGGTACCCTCGATGCCACTGTGGAAAGTTCTAACACACTGGAACAGATCTCCAACTTCGAAAGCAGACTCGCTGACGAAAAAGCCATCCTGAACAGTGCACAACTGGCCAGCCAGCAGGTGACCCAGCGTCTGTCTGAAATGGAAAGAAGCAGCTCACAGAATGCAGCATCTACCAATAGCGCTAATTCAGAGCTGGCCACCCTCCGTGAAAAAATGAATGATGCTTCTAATGAATACCAGAGCAAAGGAGGGACCGATCCGGAACTGTATAATAAATACAAAAAGGCAAGAAACGATTATTCTGCCAAACTGATGGCTATTGCGTCTGCAGCTCCAAGTGCCGCAAGTCCGGGTACCACCAGGGCCGATCTGCAACAGAAGAAAAGCGACCTGGACCTGCAGGTAAGATCTGCCCAACAGAACATTGCTTTTTACGAACAAAAGATCAGACAGCTGAATGGCTCCATGGGCGCTGCTGCGTCAAGAGGTGCAAACAACCTCGCGCTGCAAAAAGAAGTAGAACTGGCACAACAGGAATATGAAAGCATCAAATCCCGTTACGATGCAGCGGTGAACAACAAGATCGCACCGATGGATAACTTCCACCAGATCCTGTATGGTCAGCCTGCGGTTGAACCAGAACCTTCCAAACGTATCATCATTATCGCAATGGCTGGTATGGCCGTAGCGGTGTTCTGCTGTATCCTCATTATCTTCCTGGAATACATTGATGTAAGCATCAAGACGCCGACCCAGTTCCTGCGTATTCTGGAACTGAAACTATTGGGCGTTGTCAACAGGATCAACCTGAAGAAAACGCCACTGGAAGATATCTTTACCGATCCAACCCTCAAACAACATGATACGGCTGCTTTCCGTGAACTCCTGCGTAAGCTGCGTTTCGAAATGGAGCACAGTGGTAAGAAGATCTTCCTGCTTACCAGTGGCAAACCGGGCGAAGGTAAATCTACTATTCTGAAAGCACTGGCATATAGCTTAAGTCTGAGTCATAAGAAAGTATTGATCATTGATACACAGTTCCCACATAACACACTGACACAGGAATTTGAAGCGAAGCCCGTGTTGGAGAGCTTTAATGCTAATGAATTTAATTCCGAAGAGATCGCAGACCTCATCTCTCCTACTGCCATGCCTAATGTATTTATCATTGGTTGTGAAGGTGGCGAATATACGCCTGCTGAAATACTGAAACCAGGCAACCTGCTGGAATACCTGGGTGCACTCACCAGGGAATATGATTACATTCTGCTGGAAGGTGCTGCACTGAATGAACGCGCAGATAGTAAAGAACTGATGCAGTATGCGGATACTATCATTACCGTAGTATCTGCAAGATCAGGTGTGAACCAGACAGACAGAGAGACGATTTCGTTCCTGCATAGTCTGAATGGTAAGTTCAGTGGTGCAATATTTAATTTTGTTGAACCTGAAAATATAGATCTGTAA
- a CDS encoding acyltransferase encodes MSTAKPGNRLAWIDYARGIAIILVLYRHIFEGISRSGVEAAQFSWLENANIIFYSFRMPLFFILSGVFIGKSLAKRGMKNLIVNKFNILLYPYLLWSALQITIQICLSGLVNADRGWADYGYIFIYPRRIDQFWYLYALFNVTVLYILTKEKLRLKIWHQLVIGFAAYMYSSYISVHHIDLGFIYDICHFYIFFAIGELVADQILDSTKYPLYGSWGLFAALLPFFAAGQYYFLMTNLGTYNLFVEEHQPILFALIALVGCAFMINISFLLQRYGSVKLLRVAGFHSLYIYVSHVLVASAVRMCLVKVFHITYLPVLLVICLCFAVVIPILLYKAAMRAGAWWLYSLEKPMELKLS; translated from the coding sequence ATGAGCACAGCGAAACCGGGCAACAGGCTGGCGTGGATAGATTACGCACGGGGTATTGCCATCATACTGGTACTGTACCGTCACATCTTTGAAGGCATCAGCCGTTCAGGTGTGGAGGCTGCACAGTTTAGCTGGCTGGAAAATGCAAACATCATTTTCTACAGTTTCCGTATGCCCCTGTTCTTCATCCTGTCTGGTGTGTTCATTGGTAAAAGTCTGGCAAAGAGAGGGATGAAAAACCTGATCGTTAATAAATTCAACATCCTGCTGTATCCATATCTTTTATGGTCCGCATTGCAGATCACCATTCAGATTTGCCTGAGTGGACTGGTGAATGCAGACAGGGGGTGGGCGGATTACGGGTATATTTTTATATACCCCCGCCGCATCGATCAGTTCTGGTACCTCTATGCATTATTCAATGTAACAGTGTTGTATATACTTACGAAAGAAAAACTGCGGCTGAAGATCTGGCACCAGCTGGTGATCGGTTTCGCAGCTTATATGTACAGCAGTTATATCTCCGTACATCATATAGATCTCGGCTTTATTTACGACATCTGTCATTTCTATATCTTCTTCGCTATCGGCGAACTGGTTGCGGATCAGATATTGGATAGCACGAAGTATCCACTGTATGGCAGCTGGGGATTGTTTGCCGCCCTCCTGCCCTTCTTTGCCGCAGGCCAGTATTACTTCCTGATGACGAATTTAGGGACGTACAACCTCTTTGTAGAAGAACATCAACCAATATTATTTGCGCTCATCGCCCTTGTGGGTTGTGCATTTATGATCAATATATCATTCCTGTTACAGCGATATGGCAGTGTAAAGCTGCTGCGGGTAGCAGGATTCCATTCACTTTACATTTACGTTTCTCATGTGTTGGTCGCATCGGCTGTGCGTATGTGCCTGGTAAAGGTGTTTCACATCACCTACCTGCCAGTGTTGTTAGTGATCTGTTTATGCTTTGCCGTTGTGATCCCCATCCTGCTGTACAAAGCAGCTATGCGCGCAGGTGCATGGTGGCTGTATAGCCTGGAAAAGCCCATGGAACTTAAATTAAGCTAA